The sequence below is a genomic window from Rhodococcus sp. 4CII.
ACCGCACATGTTCACCGACGACGAGCTGGAACGGTTCTTCAACGCATGTGACCGGATCGGACCATCGACGCTGAGTCCGAACCGCGAGCACATCATCCCGGTCGTGTTCCGCCTCATGCTCTCCTGCGGGCTTCGACCGCAGGAGGCCCGGCGGCTACGCCGCGCCGACGTCGACCTCGACACCATGGTGCTGACCGTCGTCCACGCCAAGCGTCGCAAAGACCGCCTCGTCCCAGTCGGCGACGACATGACCGAGCTGCTGGCGAGGTTCGACCGGCTCGCCGACCTGCGCCAACCCGACCGCGAGTGGTTCTTCGAACGAGCCCCCGGCCAGCCCTACCCGCACAACTGGCTGTCCGCGCAGTACCGCCGCGTTCGGGCACTAGCCGACGGGGTCGCCCCCGGCTCGACGCCCTACACACTGCGCCACAACTACGCCACCAGGACACTCGCGCGCTGGGTCGACGAAGGCCGCGTCCTCGGCGTCTGGTTGCCCTACCTGTCCGCCTACATGGGCCACGCCACCTACACCGCCACCGCCTACTACGTCCACCTGCTGCCCCAGCGGATCGCCGCGACGGGCCTGACCAGCGCGGACGGGATCATCCCGGAGCCGCCGTTATGAGAAAACCGGCCGACACCTTCCTCAAACACCTGCGTGACTGGTTCACCGTGTTCCTACCCAGGCAACGCGCCGCCAGCCCCCACACCATCGAATCTGCCCGCCGCGCCTGGAACATGCTCCTGCGTCACGTCTGCGACACCGGTGGCATCCCCGTCGACAAGGTCACCTTCCCGATGTTGGACCGCGCCTGCATCACAGGGTTCCTCGAACAGACACGTGCCGAACGCAACTGGACGGCGGCAACCTACAACCAGCGCCTCGCCTGCATCCGGTCGTTCTTCAAGTACGCCGCCACCGCCGAGCCGTCACTGGCCATCCACCTTGCCGATCTCGCAGGCATCCCGCTGATGAAAGCGC
It includes:
- a CDS encoding tyrosine-type recombinase/integrase, producing the protein MTNYNSAFASHITAMLELRDSLGHYTGNLAFVMQNFDRFCLAKHPDATALTRELATQWCDEGKSAGRSGYKMHAIRNFGKYLQSVGADAFVLPAAWIGKPARRLPHMFTDDELERFFNACDRIGPSTLSPNREHIIPVVFRLMLSCGLRPQEARRLRRADVDLDTMVLTVVHAKRRKDRLVPVGDDMTELLARFDRLADLRQPDREWFFERAPGQPYPHNWLSAQYRRVRALADGVAPGSTPYTLRHNYATRTLARWVDEGRVLGVWLPYLSAYMGHATYTATAYYVHLLPQRIAATGLTSADGIIPEPPL